DNA sequence from the Melospiza georgiana isolate bMelGeo1 chromosome 7, bMelGeo1.pri, whole genome shotgun sequence genome:
gagaaactTAATATTTTTGTAGTTGTCCAAGGTGTATGTAAATAGAGCATACATTTTTCAGCCTTATCAAGCCATGGGTAAGGTGCATCTCCTTGTCCATGCATCTCTCCTGGCCCTGTTGAATGTCACACTTATATCTGACTGAACTGGAGGCAGCTGAAAAGGATCTGAGGAGCCaagtctttgtttttcttcagagCTTAGCAATCACAGCTTTCCCACACTTAAGTCAGAAATTTTTACTCTGAACTCTTTGTGATTTTTCTGGAAAGTCTGAAAGTTCTGAAAGTCTGGAAGTGGAGGGCTGGTGTTGCTGAAGTGCATTTATAGACATGGAAACCATTGGTTTTCTTACACTCTTCTCTGGCACAGAGGGTTGACATAGGTTGTATGGATGTAGCAATGGTTGTGACTTAAGCACAGTGATGTTTAAGTTTGCTTTACTGCATGTAATCACCCAGCTCTGAAACACAGCACAAAGTCCCTTGGCTCTTTGTTCTCTGTTTCTTCTTGTTGCCTCCCTGTTTTTCCTGTACAGGGGATTGTTCTTTGCAAGTGTATAAAAACAAGATGGTGCTCTCTGCCAAGTAACAAACTGACCTTTTCCCCAGGTATGGGACACGGAGGTGACCACGGCCACGGGCACGGCCATGACAAAGTGGAGCTGCCTGACTACAGGCAGTGGAAGGTGGAGGGGACTCCCCTCGAGGAGGTGCAGAGGAGGCTGGCAAAGAGGGGGCTGAGGGACCCCTGGGCTCGGTAAGTGAAGAGCCTCAGAAATCATCCTGATGTGACATCTGCTGGCATCAGCCAGACCTTGGCATTGTAGGTAACTCCTTCTTCAGTAAAAGCAGTGCAAATTATCAGCATTTCAGTAAAGTCTGAAGGGGATTGAGCCAATCATATGAAGgttcaaataaagaaaaaagcatgAGATGATTCCTTCTGAATTTCTTAAATTTCATGTAAAGTCATATGTCAATTCTATAGGACAGTACAAACATCATGCCAATTTTCCTTAACAAGTGAGAAATTAAGGTATCATGCTACTTGCTCCAGTAGTCTGGCAGGAGATTGTATTATTAATGTCTTGCACCACAAATCTTCAAAGTCACCCTCTCCAGAGCTCCCTCTCCTTTGGTATGCCGAGTTCATTTTTACAGGGAATCTGCTTTCAACCTTTATGGCAAATGCACATTAATGTAGATATTAAATACAAGATAAGCTTTGTGAAAGATGTCATATTTGGAAACTTTATATCAATTAGACCCTATACTGGCACCTAGGAGCTATTCTTCCATGCCAGTGTGCTTTCATCCTGAGTCACAAAATCCATCTGCACAAAAGGATTATCTGTGAACATAAATGTCTGCCCCTCTTGGTTTAAACCCTGGTATTTTCTCCCCAAattacagtttttattttattgcttagttatttttccttttcttaaggACTTTTGAGTCCTTGCAAGAGACAAATTACACCCATGTCCATAGATTACACTGGTTGtgctataaataaataaatatttgtagtCAGAGCAGTGATTAATGTTTCAATAATAATGGAGGTCAAAAACAGCAAGGCAAAACGGTGAAGTTTGCATATACTCTGTAGCTCAAGCTAAACACCATCTTCTCAGTCTTGTTAAAATCATCTGACTCTCATATAGCTGTGTTGTATTGTGAAACAGAAAGTGCCTCCACACTGAGATGAGCTATCTGTGGATTGTAAGATTTCACTGTGCTGCATACTGTCTAGCACAGTGACTAGCCTTTGTAGATAGTCCAATCCATGTTAGTGCTAGTGGGCTCTGATTTGGTACAGACTAAAAACAGAAGAGTACAATTACATGATTTTGAGGAGGTGATTCTGTTCCTATAATTGTGTTGTTTGCTGGCAGTACTTGTATCTCAAGTTATATGGTAAGAGTTAGAGTTCCTATCACGAACTTTACTTGTAATTCCTGATACTTAAATGACAGAACACATTGTACAGCCTCAATGTCTATCTAATTGAAATATCTTCAtcattctttaatatatttatattcttgTTAATCTGTATCACAGTGGCTCTCCTgatcttttttccctttggtttcattttcctttctagtAATGAAGCGTGGAGGTACCAGGGTGGCTTTGCAAGACCTATCACCGTAACAGAAATCTTTACCAGGGGATTCAAgtggggagctgcagcttttGTCATAGCTCTGGCCATTGAATATTCACTGTTTCCTCCAAAGAAGAATGGAGGCCACCACTGAAGATCAAATATGACAACTTAATACTTATTAATCATAAGCTGAAGCATACATAAGCCTGCTGCTCACTCTGTACTTATAATATGCATATTAAAGTCTATCACAGGCAAACCAGTGTTTCTTTGATCTTATTATACTCCTGTGGAAGGATCAAAAAACATGGCCAGAGCAATTTAACTGGCTTCgatctggggggaaaaaaccacccCAGGATGGCTCTTGGGTTTGCTCTACTGTCCTTTAAAGAGCAAGATAAACTATCACACCAGCTCTTTCCAAGCCCTGCCTTGATTCTGTTAAATGAAATTGAGAAGTTTGTTGGTTTTAAGAGAAAATTTGTACCATATTTATTACAGGTTTAATAACTATTATTTCCTAGTAAGTAGTAATGAATGACTTGTAATTTCTTAGAAGTGTTGGTTAGTATTTGTTCTTATGtctccaaataaaaataaatattaacttAAAGCTTTAAAACCAACTCCAGACTGCCTCAAAGTATATGAAAGTACCAAAGCTTATACTTAACTCTATTGAACAATTAGCCTGGCAGACACTATGCACCAGAATAATCTGCTGTGTAATATCTAGACATCAAAAATTACATTGCTGCCAAAAGTAGAATAAAATAAACGTTTAACTCAGCAATAACTGTACCTTACCCTAAAATGTCTTCCACCATACTTGACTGTAATGTTAAAAAAGAGAACAATTTTTTGC
Encoded proteins:
- the NDUFB3 gene encoding NADH dehydrogenase [ubiquinone] 1 beta subcomplex subunit 3 codes for the protein MGHGGDHGHGHGHDKVELPDYRQWKVEGTPLEEVQRRLAKRGLRDPWARNEAWRYQGGFARPITVTEIFTRGFKWGAAAFVIALAIEYSLFPPKKNGGHH